DNA sequence from the candidate division WOR-3 bacterium genome:
AGGCGCTGCTGCTTCTTCTTGTTCTTGGTCGTAGAATAGTTCCGATTCCTACAGTCCTTGCAAGCAAGATTGATGATGACTCTCATGTTTATTCGATTATTTTAGTAACG
Encoded proteins:
- the rpmG gene encoding 50S ribosomal protein L33 produces the protein MRVIINLACKDCRNRNYSTTKNKKKQQRLEIRKYCPFCRKHTTHKETK